The Aequorivita sublithincola DSM 14238 genome window below encodes:
- a CDS encoding arylesterase produces the protein MPNPKITQSLLNPTVSTYRNLLKFCYFLTVFVLISCGNDTKSKATLNATENATTETESSEKASSKTILFFGDSITAGYGLDDTNDAFPGIIQTKIDSLGLNYQVVNSGVSGETSAGGKSRIDWILNQDIDIFILELGANDGLRGVAITETKANLQAIIDAVKAKSPNTKIVLAGMQLPPNMGADYTTQFKEVFSDLASKNDLAFIPFILKDVGGVKKLNQNDGIHPTAEGHKILAKTVWEVLSGVIKEEA, from the coding sequence ATGCCGAATCCCAAAATTACGCAAAGCCTTTTAAATCCAACTGTTTCGACGTATCGAAACCTCTTAAAGTTTTGTTATTTCTTGACCGTTTTTGTTTTGATTTCCTGCGGAAATGATACAAAGTCAAAAGCTACTTTAAATGCAACTGAAAACGCAACTACAGAAACTGAATCTTCTGAAAAGGCTTCTAGCAAAACCATTCTATTTTTTGGCGATAGTATTACTGCTGGCTATGGCTTAGATGATACTAACGATGCTTTTCCGGGAATTATTCAGACTAAGATCGATTCATTGGGGTTGAATTATCAAGTTGTAAACTCTGGAGTGAGTGGGGAAACTTCCGCAGGTGGCAAAAGTAGAATCGATTGGATTTTAAACCAAGATATCGACATCTTCATTTTAGAACTCGGCGCCAACGACGGACTTCGAGGTGTTGCTATCACTGAAACCAAAGCTAACTTACAAGCAATCATAGATGCAGTAAAAGCAAAAAGTCCCAATACAAAAATTGTTTTGGCGGGAATGCAATTGCCCCCAAATATGGGAGCCGACTACACCACACAATTCAAGGAGGTTTTCTCTGATTTGGCTTCTAAAAATGATTTGGCATTTATTCCTTTTATTCTGAAGGATGTTGGTGGAGTTAAGAAATTAAACCAGAATGATGGAATTCACCCTACTGCTGAAGGGCATAAAATTTTGGCTAAGACTGTTTGGGAGGTGCTTTCGGGAGTTATTAAAGAGGAAGCGTAA
- a CDS encoding heme-binding domain-containing protein — translation MKKALKVILVIVIIAFIAIQFIRPVINSGEENVAHQITANYQVPQEVQQLLKVSCYDCHSNTTQYPWYSKIQPVAWILEDHILEGKDELNFSTFMNYPVWRQYKKFKEIEKEVKDGEMPLTSYTILHREAILSEEQKILIQNWAANTMKEMESENPAESLVKPK, via the coding sequence ATGAAAAAAGCCTTAAAAGTAATTTTAGTAATTGTAATTATTGCCTTCATTGCGATTCAGTTTATAAGACCTGTAATAAATTCAGGCGAAGAAAATGTAGCGCACCAAATTACAGCGAACTATCAAGTGCCACAAGAAGTGCAGCAGCTCTTAAAGGTTTCTTGCTATGACTGTCATAGTAACACAACCCAATATCCTTGGTATTCCAAAATCCAACCAGTAGCTTGGATACTTGAAGATCATATATTGGAAGGTAAGGATGAATTGAATTTTTCTACGTTTATGAATTATCCAGTCTGGAGACAATACAAAAAATTTAAGGAAATAGAGAAAGAAGTAAAGGATGGCGAGATGCCACTAACTTCATACACTATTCTTCACCGGGAAGCAATATTGAGTGAAGAACAAAAAATATTGATACAAAATTGGGCAGCCAATACAATGAAAGAAATGGAATCTGAAAATCCGGCAGAGAGTTTGGTAAAACCGAAATAA
- a CDS encoding TetR/AcrR family transcriptional regulator yields the protein MAKLQKSIDKRNSLIKATIQLVNNNGFHAAPMSKIAKMANVSPATIYLYFENKQDLANKAYIEVKAIYTEYAFATYNEEMPIEKGFETIWKRIAEFKFKDSENAMFLAQCDNTPMIDEPSRQEGIKHLQPLLDLWERGKNEGIIKPISNYILYAYTISPLSFLMMADKRDGFQLDEEHIEVAYKAAWDAIKKT from the coding sequence ATGGCTAAACTTCAAAAAAGCATAGATAAGCGGAACTCCTTAATAAAAGCGACTATTCAATTAGTGAACAATAACGGTTTCCACGCTGCGCCAATGAGTAAGATTGCCAAAATGGCTAACGTTTCCCCTGCTACTATCTATCTCTATTTTGAAAATAAACAAGACTTGGCAAACAAAGCCTATATAGAGGTTAAGGCAATATATACTGAATATGCTTTTGCCACATATAATGAAGAAATGCCTATTGAAAAAGGATTTGAAACCATCTGGAAACGCATTGCAGAATTTAAGTTTAAAGATTCTGAAAACGCAATGTTTTTAGCGCAATGTGATAATACTCCAATGATTGATGAACCTAGCAGACAAGAAGGAATAAAACACCTTCAACCCCTACTCGACTTATGGGAGCGCGGTAAAAACGAAGGAATTATAAAACCAATTTCAAACTACATATTGTATGCCTATACTATAAGTCCACTATCTTTTTTGATGATGGCAGATAAAAGAGATGGGTTTCAATTGGATGAAGAACATATTGAAGTTGCTTATAAGGCGGCTTGGGACGCGATAAAAAAGACTTAA
- a CDS encoding ABC transporter permease → MAWRDAKASRMRLMLFMASIILGIAAVVSIQLFSQNLTDNIQRHSKSLMGADFTIDSDELPNPRAQAIIDSLKPDASEINFVSMVAFPKNDGTKLVRVRGLQGEFPFYGKLDTEPVAAAISYQALGGALVDATLMLQYNLQAGDSIKIGEITLPLAGALKAIPGNSAVATSVAPLVIIPFRFIEATELLQFGSRKEYRFFFKQPNTDLLRLEEKLQPMLEAENADFDTHTRTSSRLGKRYDNVGSFLNLTAFIALLLGCVGIASSVNIYIKEKIKAIAILKCLGASRKQSFLIFLIQIAGIGILGGIIGTAIGVGLQELFPIVLKEFLPFELTISITSQPLIIGVFLGLVMSVLFALLPLLRTWYVSPLDVLRVSGDTSKQSRKASYVAIAVIVLFLYAFSFWLLKDWLFALAFIVAIMLTFGILSGIAIATMKLVKAYFPKGAGFTTRQSLLNLFRPNNQTIVLLIAIGLGTFLISTLYFTKDILLDKAEIGQTSKSVNLITLDVQPDQVDEVANTFKANDLPVLDNIPLVTMRMHSIKNVLVNTLRTDTTAQVKSWLLNHEFRTTYRANLIDSEEIIAGEWVPNQKTDEIIQVSISDNLAEDANVSLGDSIVFNVQGVLMETVIKSIRKVDWANLQPNFTVLFPSGVLENAPQFYVLTTNAPTEASSAKLQRDLVSKFPNVSVIDLRQMFTVVEDILNKVSWIINFMAFFSILTGIIVLIGSVRTSKYQRIKESVLLRTLGAKNKQILTITALEYLFLGILGSLLGILLALVSSLLLAIFVFEQPFTPSLIPFLVFLPGISLLVLGIGLSNIREVLRSSPLEVLRKSG, encoded by the coding sequence ATGGCTTGGCGCGATGCAAAAGCGAGTAGAATGCGATTGATGCTCTTTATGGCTTCCATTATCTTAGGAATTGCCGCAGTAGTTTCCATACAGTTGTTTAGCCAAAACCTTACAGACAATATTCAACGCCATTCAAAATCCTTGATGGGTGCTGATTTTACTATTGACAGTGACGAGCTTCCCAATCCGCGTGCACAAGCAATTATTGACTCTTTGAAGCCCGACGCCTCCGAAATAAACTTTGTTTCCATGGTGGCTTTTCCTAAAAATGATGGCACTAAATTAGTGCGTGTTCGTGGTTTGCAAGGCGAATTTCCTTTTTACGGAAAACTTGATACAGAGCCTGTTGCAGCTGCTATTTCCTATCAAGCTTTAGGTGGTGCTTTGGTGGATGCCACTTTAATGTTGCAATACAATTTGCAAGCTGGTGATTCAATTAAAATAGGTGAAATTACTTTGCCCTTAGCTGGCGCATTAAAGGCTATTCCGGGCAATTCAGCAGTTGCTACTTCGGTGGCACCTTTAGTAATTATCCCTTTTAGGTTTATAGAAGCTACTGAATTATTACAGTTTGGAAGCCGAAAAGAATATCGGTTTTTCTTTAAACAACCCAATACAGATTTGTTGAGGTTGGAAGAAAAGCTCCAACCGATGCTAGAAGCAGAAAATGCAGATTTCGACACCCACACCAGAACTAGTAGCAGATTAGGCAAGCGTTACGATAATGTAGGCTCCTTCTTAAACCTAACCGCTTTTATTGCATTATTGCTTGGATGTGTAGGAATTGCCAGCTCGGTAAACATCTATATCAAAGAAAAAATAAAGGCGATTGCCATCCTAAAATGTCTGGGTGCCTCTAGAAAACAAAGCTTTCTGATTTTCTTAATCCAAATTGCAGGAATAGGAATTTTAGGCGGAATTATTGGGACTGCGATAGGAGTAGGGCTGCAAGAACTTTTCCCTATTGTATTAAAGGAATTTCTACCCTTCGAATTAACAATTAGTATTACCTCACAACCCTTAATTATAGGCGTTTTTCTAGGCTTAGTAATGTCCGTTTTATTTGCTTTACTGCCGTTATTGCGCACTTGGTACGTTTCACCATTGGATGTGCTTCGGGTTAGCGGCGACACCTCAAAACAGTCAAGAAAGGCGAGTTATGTAGCCATTGCCGTGATTGTTTTGTTTTTATATGCCTTTTCCTTTTGGTTGCTAAAAGATTGGTTGTTTGCATTAGCCTTTATAGTCGCAATTATGCTAACCTTCGGGATTCTTTCAGGGATTGCAATTGCTACTATGAAATTGGTTAAGGCCTATTTTCCGAAGGGAGCCGGATTTACTACAAGACAGAGTTTGCTGAATTTATTTCGCCCCAACAATCAAACTATCGTACTTTTGATTGCTATTGGCTTGGGTACATTTTTAATAAGCACCCTATATTTTACTAAGGATATTTTACTGGATAAAGCCGAAATTGGCCAAACCTCCAAAAGTGTAAACCTTATAACTTTAGACGTACAACCAGACCAAGTAGATGAGGTTGCAAACACCTTTAAAGCAAATGACTTGCCGGTTTTAGACAATATTCCGCTGGTTACTATGCGAATGCACAGCATAAAAAATGTGTTGGTAAATACCTTGCGAACCGATACTACCGCCCAAGTAAAATCGTGGCTTTTAAATCACGAATTTAGAACCACCTACCGCGCGAACCTCATAGATTCTGAAGAAATTATAGCAGGCGAGTGGGTGCCTAATCAAAAGACAGACGAGATCATCCAAGTCTCCATCTCAGACAATCTTGCCGAAGATGCCAATGTAAGCCTTGGCGACTCTATTGTTTTTAATGTGCAAGGCGTACTGATGGAAACCGTCATTAAAAGCATCCGAAAAGTAGATTGGGCAAACCTACAACCTAATTTTACAGTCCTTTTCCCCAGTGGCGTCTTGGAAAACGCGCCACAGTTTTATGTGCTAACCACTAATGCCCCAACTGAAGCCAGTTCAGCTAAATTGCAACGGGACTTGGTGAGTAAGTTCCCCAATGTTTCCGTTATAGATTTAAGGCAGATGTTTACGGTAGTAGAAGACATCCTCAACAAGGTATCTTGGATTATTAATTTTATGGCATTTTTCAGCATCCTTACAGGGATTATTGTTTTAATTGGCTCGGTGCGCACCAGTAAATACCAGCGAATAAAAGAAAGTGTTCTCCTGCGAACCTTGGGCGCAAAAAACAAACAGATACTCACCATTACCGCCCTAGAATATCTATTTCTAGGAATTTTAGGCAGTCTTTTGGGAATCCTTTTGGCACTAGTTAGCAGCTTGCTTTTGGCAATATTCGTATTTGAACAACCCTTTACACCTTCTCTAATCCCGTTCTTGGTTTTTCTACCTGGAATCTCTCTTTTGGTTTTGGGAATTGGGTTGAGTAATATTCGGGAGGTTTTGAGGAGTTCGCCTTTGGAGGTTTTGAGGAAGAGTGGGTAG
- a CDS encoding ABC transporter ATP-binding protein produces MTKILKINGLERTYNSGNKQLTVLHNVSFEVVKGQTFSIVGPSGSGKTTLLGLAAGLDTPNAGSVELCGHDLSTLNEDERAQLRNEQVGFIFQDFQLLPTLTALENVSVPLELQGSKNAVSKAKELLEKVGLGDRIHHYPSQLSGGEQQRVAVARAFSNNPSILFADEPTGNLDEETGQKVIQLLFNLNEEAGTTLVIITHDLDLAARTQQILRLKGGQILTNETTAVV; encoded by the coding sequence ATGACAAAGATATTAAAGATTAACGGACTAGAGCGCACTTACAATAGTGGTAACAAGCAATTAACAGTCCTTCACAATGTTTCCTTCGAAGTTGTTAAGGGACAAACATTCTCCATCGTCGGACCATCAGGAAGTGGAAAGACTACCTTATTAGGCTTAGCTGCAGGCTTAGACACTCCCAATGCAGGCTCGGTGGAGCTATGCGGTCACGATCTAAGCACCCTCAACGAAGACGAACGCGCACAACTTCGAAATGAACAAGTAGGTTTCATCTTCCAAGATTTTCAATTACTACCCACTTTAACTGCGCTGGAAAATGTAAGTGTGCCTTTAGAGCTTCAAGGCTCCAAAAATGCAGTTAGCAAAGCAAAAGAATTATTAGAAAAAGTTGGTTTAGGAGACCGTATTCATCATTATCCCTCCCAATTATCAGGTGGCGAGCAGCAACGAGTGGCAGTGGCAAGAGCTTTTTCAAATAATCCTTCTATTTTATTTGCCGATGAACCTACTGGGAATCTAGATGAAGAAACTGGCCAGAAAGTAATACAGTTGCTCTTCAACCTCAATGAGGAAGCTGGAACTACATTGGTAATTATCACCCACGATTTAGATTTGGCTGCAAGAACGCAACAAATTCTAAGACTAAAAGGCGGACAGATTTTAACCAATGAAACAACAGCCGTAGTTTGA
- a CDS encoding iron-containing alcohol dehydrogenase, which yields MNNFEFKNPTKIIFGKDSIEKLANEIPENAKILLLYGGGSIMENGIYDQVKTALADATVIEFGGIPANPEYSVLMEALEVIKTESITFLLAVGGGSVIDGTKFLSAAAMYGGASPWNILTDNIKIEEGLPFGTVLTLPATASEMNSGAVITRAETKEKLAMGGPGLFPQFSILDPQVITSIPERQLANGITDAFTHVLEQYMTYPVGGLLQDRFAESILQTLIEVAPKVIKDPTDYEAASNFMWSCTMALNGLIQQGVPGDWAIHMMGHELTALFGIDHARTLAIMTPSHYKYNFEAKKEKLAQYAERVWKITEGSKDDKAYAAIEKTEAFFHELGIETKLSNYTDDYEGTAETIKQRFTDRGWLGIGEHKSLSPDKVEKIVKMAY from the coding sequence ATGAACAATTTTGAATTTAAAAACCCGACCAAGATAATTTTTGGAAAGGACAGTATCGAAAAATTAGCAAATGAAATTCCTGAAAACGCTAAAATCCTCCTCCTTTATGGTGGCGGAAGTATTATGGAAAACGGAATTTACGACCAAGTAAAAACGGCTTTGGCAGACGCCACGGTTATCGAGTTTGGTGGAATCCCTGCAAACCCAGAATATTCAGTGTTGATGGAGGCTTTAGAGGTTATTAAAACTGAAAGTATCACCTTTCTATTAGCTGTTGGTGGCGGTTCTGTGATTGACGGCACCAAGTTTTTATCGGCTGCTGCAATGTACGGAGGCGCATCGCCCTGGAATATTTTAACCGATAATATAAAAATAGAAGAAGGCTTGCCTTTTGGAACGGTATTAACCCTTCCTGCAACGGCATCCGAAATGAATTCCGGAGCGGTAATTACTCGTGCCGAAACCAAAGAGAAACTAGCGATGGGCGGTCCAGGATTGTTTCCACAGTTTTCTATTTTAGATCCTCAGGTAATTACTTCCATTCCAGAGCGCCAATTGGCAAACGGTATAACCGATGCTTTTACCCACGTTTTAGAACAGTATATGACGTATCCAGTTGGCGGATTATTACAAGACCGTTTCGCAGAAAGCATTTTACAAACCCTAATCGAAGTAGCGCCAAAAGTGATCAAAGATCCTACGGACTATGAAGCGGCTTCCAATTTTATGTGGAGTTGTACTATGGCTTTAAACGGGTTGATTCAACAAGGAGTTCCAGGAGATTGGGCTATTCATATGATGGGCCATGAGCTTACCGCTCTATTCGGCATAGACCACGCGCGTACGCTAGCAATTATGACACCTAGCCATTACAAATATAACTTTGAGGCTAAAAAAGAGAAATTAGCCCAATACGCAGAGCGTGTTTGGAAAATAACCGAAGGTAGCAAAGACGATAAAGCATACGCCGCTATTGAAAAAACAGAAGCCTTTTTCCACGAATTAGGTATTGAAACCAAGTTATCCAATTATACCGACGATTACGAAGGCACCGCCGAAACCATAAAGCAACGCTTTACAGATCGTGGCTGGTTGGGAATTGGAGAACACAAATCCTTATCGCCAGACAAGGTTGAGAAGATTGTGAAAATGGCTTATTAA
- a CDS encoding toll/interleukin-1 receptor domain-containing protein, whose translation MAAKKIFISYSRRDTEYVSSLVEALRKQGFEVWFDKNIRTGTDWDDTIESELKKADAIVLILSQTSVASENVKDEISYAIGLDKPVNPIKIEECDVPMRLARKQFVDFTAMGHEAGFERLVNDLKQTLKLAEENKSVPKGSFKPPIANINSVPQKKSKKIVPYLIGGLITIVLFIILILNFTDDSSTDQINNSNETVVQQQTKNSDSQNEINGLNLKKVVYTKDGEKPAGYFENVGDNVWMERSVENDAKYRFIETKRDEWFVYLSDDSRDINLYIDLYRNGIYMSTTEGEEPILWYAIIATE comes from the coding sequence ATGGCAGCAAAGAAGATTTTCATCAGTTATTCAAGACGCGATACTGAATATGTTTCATCATTAGTAGAAGCATTACGAAAACAAGGATTCGAAGTGTGGTTCGATAAAAACATACGCACAGGAACAGATTGGGACGACACCATAGAATCTGAACTTAAAAAAGCAGATGCAATCGTATTAATCCTTTCGCAAACTTCTGTTGCTTCGGAAAATGTGAAAGACGAAATTTCGTATGCTATAGGCTTAGACAAACCCGTAAACCCTATAAAAATAGAGGAATGCGACGTACCGATGCGACTGGCACGGAAGCAGTTTGTAGATTTTACGGCTATGGGTCACGAAGCTGGTTTTGAACGCTTGGTAAATGATTTGAAGCAGACCTTAAAATTGGCAGAAGAAAATAAGTCGGTTCCCAAGGGAAGTTTTAAGCCACCGATAGCAAATATTAATTCAGTTCCTCAAAAGAAATCAAAAAAAATAGTCCCTTATTTAATTGGAGGTTTAATAACGATTGTTCTTTTTATAATCTTGATATTAAATTTTACTGATGATAGTAGTACTGATCAAATAAACAATTCCAATGAAACCGTTGTGCAACAACAAACGAAAAATAGTGATTCCCAAAACGAGATAAATGGGTTGAATTTAAAAAAAGTAGTGTACACAAAGGATGGCGAGAAACCTGCCGGCTATTTTGAAAATGTAGGCGACAATGTTTGGATGGAACGATCTGTTGAAAACGATGCAAAATATAGATTTATAGAAACCAAACGCGACGAATGGTTTGTTTATTTATCTGATGATAGTCGTGATATAAATTTGTATATAGATCTATACCGCAACGGAATCTATATGTCCACCACAGAAGGAGAAGAGCCTATACTGTGGTATGCGATAATCGCTACTGAGTAA
- a CDS encoding VIT1/CCC1 transporter family protein gives MSELADDYLDNHYIHRSNWLRAAVLGANDGILSIASIAIGVSAASTLREPIILATVAGLVAGALSMAAGEYVSVSSQTDVENADIEREKLELEEMPEIELQRLAEIYEKRGLKKQTALTVAKELTEKDALAAHVRDELGINEMSKANPIQAALASGAAFTVGGVLPLLAVLFLPLNNLEYYLYGSALLFLIILGGLAAKTGGSSIKKAVIRITFWGTVAMGLTALVGYLFNVNV, from the coding sequence ATGTCAGAATTAGCAGATGATTATTTGGACAATCACTACATCCACCGTAGCAATTGGTTGAGAGCAGCCGTCCTTGGAGCAAATGACGGAATTCTGTCAATTGCGAGTATTGCCATAGGGGTAAGTGCTGCAAGTACTTTAAGGGAGCCCATTATCTTGGCAACAGTAGCTGGATTAGTTGCTGGAGCGTTATCTATGGCTGCGGGAGAATATGTTTCGGTGAGTTCTCAAACGGATGTTGAAAATGCCGACATTGAAAGGGAAAAACTTGAACTGGAGGAGATGCCTGAAATTGAATTGCAACGACTCGCAGAAATTTATGAAAAACGAGGCTTAAAAAAACAAACCGCATTAACCGTAGCCAAGGAACTAACAGAAAAAGATGCCTTGGCCGCGCACGTTCGGGATGAGTTGGGTATAAATGAAATGAGCAAAGCGAACCCCATACAAGCCGCCCTTGCATCAGGAGCAGCCTTTACGGTTGGTGGTGTACTTCCTTTATTGGCAGTATTATTTCTACCATTAAATAACCTAGAATATTATCTATACGGTTCTGCTCTTTTATTCCTAATAATTTTAGGAGGGCTAGCCGCCAAAACTGGAGGTTCCAGTATTAAAAAGGCTGTTATTAGAATCACCTTCTGGGGCACTGTCGCCATGGGATTGACAGCCTTGGTGGGGTATTTGTTCAATGTGAATGTGTAA
- a CDS encoding type 1 glutamine amidotransferase domain-containing protein, producing MNSLKSIALVLTLITAFSCNEGAKENSSEKASEEKSTLKKEKEMNVLFVLTSHDKLGDTGKKTGFWVEEFASPYYSLLDQGVKITVATPKGGAAPIDPSSDGPDAATEDTDRFNKDTEAQHIIANTKVLADMNPDDFDAVFYPGGHGPLWDLVNDANSIALIEKFNAQEKPIAFVCHAPAVLRDVKNTDGKSLVKGKKVTGFSNSEEEAVGLTEVVPLLLEDMLKANGATYSSGDDWAVYALQDGNLITGQNPASSKLVAEKLFKSLK from the coding sequence ATGAACTCATTAAAATCAATAGCCTTAGTACTAACCCTTATTACAGCATTTAGTTGTAATGAGGGCGCTAAGGAAAATTCTTCTGAAAAAGCTTCAGAAGAAAAATCAACATTAAAAAAAGAAAAAGAAATGAACGTATTATTTGTATTAACATCTCACGATAAATTAGGAGATACAGGAAAAAAGACAGGCTTTTGGGTGGAGGAATTTGCAAGCCCATATTACAGTCTATTAGATCAAGGCGTTAAAATTACTGTTGCAACCCCAAAAGGTGGTGCAGCACCCATAGACCCAAGTAGCGACGGCCCTGATGCAGCGACTGAGGACACAGACCGTTTTAATAAAGATACCGAAGCACAACATATAATTGCAAACACAAAAGTATTGGCAGATATGAATCCAGACGATTTTGACGCTGTTTTTTATCCAGGGGGTCACGGTCCTTTATGGGATTTGGTAAACGATGCCAATTCAATCGCATTGATTGAAAAATTTAATGCTCAAGAAAAACCAATTGCTTTTGTATGCCACGCCCCGGCGGTTTTAAGAGACGTTAAAAACACAGACGGTAAAAGTTTGGTAAAAGGTAAAAAAGTAACCGGATTCTCAAATTCTGAAGAAGAAGCTGTTGGCCTTACAGAAGTTGTGCCTTTATTACTGGAAGATATGCTAAAAGCAAACGGAGCTACTTATTCTAGCGGAGACGATTGGGCAGTTTATGCACTACAAGACGGAAACCTAATAACAGGTCAAAACCCAGCTTCATCTAAGTTGGTTGCTGAAAAACTGTTTAAAAGTTTAAAATAA